One genomic segment of Paenibacillus xylanexedens includes these proteins:
- a CDS encoding LacI family DNA-binding transcriptional regulator, whose product MTPITIYDIAKEANVSVATVSRVLNDTAPVRASTREKIMSIIEKHQFQPNAQARSLIKKETGTIAIILPDITNPFFPEVFWGAENEARGLGYTFFLCNTAGDYNRESEYLSILREKRVDGIIFLGGRINMQVCPDDMAQELIDMGKRMPIVLVNGNIAKGGFHRVYTDEGAGAALAAEHLLELGHRDIAFVGGLKELSTTMVKVRAVQKKLREHGLEIPKERQLLGSFSIDDGKREMSKLLDRDNPPTAVICVNDNTAIGAIKSTIEHGLSIPKDISIVGFDDTPLASAVIPELTTVSQNTYQLGKQAVDVLHELINQGKPKKQIILQPELIVRQSTGPAAR is encoded by the coding sequence ATGACACCGATCACCATATACGACATCGCCAAAGAAGCAAATGTATCTGTAGCGACGGTCTCCCGGGTACTGAATGATACGGCACCTGTGCGTGCAAGCACCCGAGAGAAGATTATGTCCATCATTGAAAAACACCAGTTTCAGCCCAACGCGCAGGCGCGCAGTCTGATCAAAAAAGAGACGGGCACCATCGCCATCATCCTGCCGGACATCACGAACCCGTTTTTCCCGGAAGTGTTCTGGGGTGCGGAGAATGAGGCTCGCGGATTGGGGTATACGTTCTTTCTGTGCAATACAGCAGGCGACTACAACAGGGAATCTGAATATTTGTCCATCCTGCGAGAGAAGCGGGTAGACGGGATTATTTTTCTCGGCGGGCGAATCAACATGCAGGTCTGTCCGGATGACATGGCTCAGGAATTGATTGATATGGGCAAACGTATGCCAATCGTGCTGGTCAATGGCAATATTGCCAAAGGCGGGTTTCACCGGGTGTACACGGATGAAGGTGCGGGGGCAGCCCTTGCAGCTGAGCATTTGCTTGAACTGGGGCATCGCGATATCGCCTTTGTTGGCGGCCTGAAAGAGTTGTCCACCACCATGGTCAAGGTCAGAGCTGTGCAGAAGAAACTTCGGGAGCATGGGCTCGAAATACCAAAAGAACGGCAATTGCTCGGCAGCTTCTCCATCGACGATGGCAAACGGGAGATGTCCAAACTGCTGGATCGTGACAACCCGCCCACCGCAGTCATCTGCGTCAATGACAACACAGCGATTGGTGCGATCAAGTCGACGATTGAGCATGGGCTCTCAATTCCGAAGGATATATCCATTGTAGGTTTTGATGATACACCTCTCGCCAGTGCCGTTATACCGGAACTGACAACCGTATCCCAGAACACGTATCAGCTTGGCAAACAGGCTGTGGATGTGCTGCATGAGTTGATTAACCAAGGCAAACCGAAGAAGCAGATCATTCTGCAACCGGAGCTGATTGTGCGTCAAAGTACAGGACCTGCTGCAAGATAA
- a CDS encoding peptidase M56, which translates to MITKFKQGSYKLFATAILLILVLSAVLVTNAIVDSNASQATDSKEENTVSSFQIDRLIPSSKWFHNLDRALAFSTFDFKLPDYLPEGYRLKNVDLNENFSKANKADWIEFVTITFVSNFGQQDEQNFEIKASKGNGTLLEHQLLWGASYSQEPGRVPSYRQEDLTIASMKGIMYTTTRPKYKKKPETAKSFVWQENGVTYSINYYSADLTQEELVKVVQSFALPEQVQYVDYKGEGNSFPLYDETDLQEAKHILGFPVKFPFALSDYGLKVSDSVMQQADDQNTGFYIRPDADALKNSYRVPYNSSIYEINDTIDYYQSKAPIVDVSKLSFMHKLVINGIEISAYADKDHIYWEPIHSDNNQLKFKTQTYYMWKQDGIYYTAFFLGVDKHQEENLKALVIAPVQ; encoded by the coding sequence ATGATTACGAAGTTTAAACAAGGTTCATACAAACTATTTGCCACGGCTATTTTGCTGATATTAGTTTTAAGCGCAGTTTTGGTTACCAACGCCATTGTCGATTCAAATGCTTCTCAAGCAACGGATTCAAAGGAAGAAAATACGGTTTCCTCCTTTCAGATCGACAGACTGATTCCATCTTCCAAATGGTTTCATAATCTGGACCGGGCGCTCGCTTTTTCAACGTTTGACTTTAAACTGCCTGATTATCTGCCCGAAGGGTATCGCCTAAAAAATGTGGATTTAAATGAGAATTTCAGTAAAGCCAATAAAGCAGACTGGATTGAATTCGTTACGATCACATTCGTATCGAACTTTGGCCAACAAGACGAGCAAAATTTTGAGATAAAAGCTTCTAAAGGAAACGGCACTTTGCTGGAACATCAATTATTGTGGGGGGCTTCGTATTCCCAAGAACCAGGCCGTGTTCCTTCTTACCGGCAAGAAGACCTGACAATAGCCAGTATGAAAGGTATTATGTACACCACTACAAGGCCCAAGTATAAGAAAAAACCTGAAACAGCCAAAAGTTTTGTATGGCAGGAAAACGGTGTAACATATTCGATCAATTATTATAGCGCTGATCTTACACAAGAAGAACTGGTGAAAGTCGTTCAGTCATTTGCTTTGCCAGAACAAGTTCAATATGTCGATTATAAGGGTGAGGGCAATTCATTCCCTTTATATGATGAGACGGATTTGCAGGAAGCAAAACATATTCTTGGCTTTCCAGTGAAATTCCCGTTTGCCCTGTCAGACTATGGTCTTAAAGTTTCCGATTCGGTTATGCAGCAGGCTGATGATCAGAACACCGGGTTCTACATTAGACCGGACGCAGACGCCTTGAAGAATAGTTATCGTGTTCCTTACAATTCCTCCATTTATGAAATAAATGACACGATTGATTATTATCAGAGCAAAGCGCCTATTGTAGATGTGAGCAAGTTGTCGTTTATGCACAAATTGGTGATTAACGGTATCGAAATATCGGCATATGCAGATAAAGATCATATCTATTGGGAGCCTATCCATTCGGATAACAATCAGTTGAAGTTCAAAACTCAAACGTATTACATGTGGAAGCAAGACGGTATTTATTATACGGCTTTTTTCCTTGGGGTGGACAAACACCAGGAAGAAAATCTTAAAGCTTTAGTAATCGCTCCTGTCCAATAA
- a CDS encoding iron-sulfur cluster biosynthesis family protein, producing MNNVMIIQVSPLAEARLTEKLGERPGYFKLFYDTDGCGCDGIAVLLILNEPDSDDVTVEAGSLPFVINKQQQIYFEPSLRLQSEHSFPSFRLSSDSMIYGSNVKVHDLRDTADVAPQPTGWFVR from the coding sequence GTGAACAACGTCATGATCATTCAAGTCAGTCCGCTGGCAGAAGCAAGACTTACTGAAAAGCTGGGAGAACGACCAGGCTATTTCAAATTGTTTTATGATACCGATGGATGCGGTTGTGACGGAATTGCGGTACTTCTGATCTTGAACGAACCGGATAGCGATGATGTTACCGTAGAAGCGGGGTCGCTTCCCTTTGTAATCAACAAACAGCAGCAGATTTACTTTGAGCCCTCTCTGCGTCTGCAATCCGAGCACAGTTTCCCTTCATTCCGACTGAGCAGCGATTCCATGATCTATGGCAGTAATGTCAAAGTCCATGATTTACGAGATACCGCAGACGTAGCCCCTCAGCCCACTGGATGGTTTGTACGATAA
- a CDS encoding carbohydrate ABC transporter permease, with amino-acid sequence MSNPSTVEKTISYIFLILVGVLLASPFLYMISIALASDATTVKSAFTFVPMEFQWSNFYTIFTNNNLGTYLKNSVIITVFTIVGSVLSASIVSYGFARIKAKGSRFLFIVLLSTMMIPGEVTMVPQFIIFRHLDWINTFYPLIVPSFFAGAFNVFLIRQFVMSIPKSLDEAAMIDGMGHPGIYWKIIMPLTYPILAAIAIFSFSYNWGNFMGPLIYINDPEKMPLALGVQLLTTVGGGQMPPWNLVMIASLFLTIPMVLVYLFGQRYVYEANISGGSSGIK; translated from the coding sequence ATGAGTAATCCATCCACTGTGGAGAAGACGATATCCTATATTTTTCTGATTCTGGTCGGGGTGCTGCTTGCTTCGCCTTTCCTGTACATGATCTCTATTGCACTGGCAAGTGACGCAACAACCGTCAAATCAGCCTTTACCTTCGTTCCAATGGAGTTCCAATGGTCGAACTTTTATACCATCTTCACGAATAACAATCTTGGCACGTATCTCAAAAACTCGGTCATCATTACCGTCTTTACGATTGTCGGATCGGTATTATCAGCTTCGATCGTATCCTACGGCTTTGCCCGAATCAAAGCAAAAGGCAGCCGTTTCCTGTTTATTGTTTTGCTCAGTACGATGATGATTCCGGGTGAGGTGACGATGGTACCGCAGTTCATCATCTTCCGTCATCTGGACTGGATTAATACATTCTATCCGCTGATCGTGCCGAGTTTCTTCGCCGGAGCGTTCAACGTATTCCTGATTCGGCAGTTCGTAATGAGTATTCCAAAATCACTGGATGAAGCCGCCATGATCGATGGTATGGGTCACCCGGGAATCTATTGGAAAATCATCATGCCACTGACTTATCCGATACTTGCGGCCATTGCGATCTTCTCATTCTCCTATAACTGGGGCAACTTCATGGGACCGCTCATCTATATCAATGATCCGGAGAAAATGCCGCTGGCACTTGGAGTGCAGCTGTTGACTACGGTAGGTGGCGGGCAGATGCCACCATGGAACCTTGTGATGATTGCTTCCCTGTTCCTCACCATTCCGATGGTGCTGGTATATCTGTTCGGACAACGTTATGTCTATGAAGCCAACATTAGCGGCGGAAGCAGCGGAATCAAGTAA
- a CDS encoding ABC transporter substrate-binding protein translates to MRRSLKVISLLMLVMVMGLTACSSGSKNGSSGESGGKVDLSMTIWGSEDEKKIYQERLDIVKQTYPDINVKLNVVAGDYDQKVQTMIAGGTAPDIMMIAENYQAYASKNQIIPLDDMIQANNVNMSERYSDDIANLMKYDGKQFGLPDRAGAMVLFYNKDLFDKAGVEYPTKDWTQDDLMAAAQKLTVKENGKTTQWGYYPGSWWPQWMQLIYQNGGSLFDESGKPTFNTEPVRKALQFMNDLTFTHGAGPTPTEIADMGNIGADPLFAQGKIAMETTGFWNIGSLAKVEGINWDISPVWGETNAFFNGLTITNASKHKEEAFKVIEALTTPEAQMPMVKAGQDAPATKAGLSSDEFLNAEYGGKKINMAAFSESTIYAEPFNPQWNEMMKLINDKLGVYFNNKATLDDTVTEIQSGLERLYK, encoded by the coding sequence ATGAGAAGAAGTCTAAAGGTCATTTCGTTATTGATGCTGGTCATGGTAATGGGACTTACAGCCTGTAGCAGCGGGAGTAAAAACGGTTCTTCCGGCGAGTCCGGTGGCAAGGTTGATTTGAGCATGACAATCTGGGGCTCGGAGGATGAGAAAAAGATTTATCAGGAACGACTCGACATTGTGAAACAGACGTATCCCGATATTAACGTGAAGCTGAACGTGGTTGCAGGGGATTATGACCAGAAGGTACAGACCATGATCGCCGGAGGAACGGCGCCGGACATCATGATGATTGCCGAGAACTATCAGGCTTACGCCTCCAAGAATCAGATTATACCGCTGGATGACATGATTCAGGCGAACAATGTGAACATGTCCGAGCGTTATTCCGATGATATCGCAAACCTGATGAAGTATGATGGCAAACAATTTGGTTTGCCGGATCGGGCAGGTGCGATGGTCCTCTTTTATAACAAAGATCTGTTCGACAAGGCTGGGGTGGAATACCCAACCAAAGATTGGACGCAGGATGATCTGATGGCGGCAGCTCAGAAGCTGACGGTGAAGGAGAACGGCAAAACGACTCAATGGGGTTACTACCCAGGCAGCTGGTGGCCGCAATGGATGCAGCTCATCTACCAGAACGGTGGCTCATTGTTCGATGAGAGTGGCAAACCAACATTCAATACAGAGCCTGTGCGTAAAGCATTACAATTCATGAATGATCTGACCTTCACACACGGTGCGGGACCAACGCCAACCGAGATTGCCGACATGGGGAATATCGGAGCTGATCCGCTGTTCGCTCAAGGCAAGATCGCCATGGAAACGACAGGGTTCTGGAACATCGGTTCACTTGCCAAGGTGGAAGGCATTAATTGGGATATCTCTCCGGTATGGGGCGAAACGAACGCCTTCTTTAACGGGTTAACCATTACCAACGCATCCAAACACAAGGAAGAAGCATTCAAAGTAATCGAAGCACTGACCACACCGGAAGCACAGATGCCAATGGTCAAAGCGGGTCAGGATGCTCCTGCAACCAAAGCCGGTCTGTCCAGTGATGAATTCCTGAATGCTGAATACGGCGGCAAAAAAATCAACATGGCTGCTTTCAGTGAATCGACAATCTATGCAGAACCATTCAACCCGCAATGGAACGAAATGATGAAGCTCATTAACGATAAGCTGGGTGTGTACTTCAACAACAAAGCCACGCTTGATGATACCGTAACCGAAATTCAGAGTGGACTGGAAAGACTCTACAAATAG
- a CDS encoding glycoside hydrolase family 30 protein, which produces MAHKEQRSRGKRSYILMGVVLIALLAGGGIVINHFANESSKTIEFQGEPVRLKLDQSYNHFEGWGTSLAWWANDLGGWKDQTKVSEVMDLVFDPEKGLGLNIVRYNIGGEENPEMKALRPGGDVPGFQPEPGEWDWDADAGQRAVLQGSMERGVNIAEAFSNSPPYWMTISGSVTGAVDGSNNLRDDQYDAFADYLTEVVKYYRDEWGITFRTLNPLNEPSSDWWKKGNMQEGSHFTNEKQAEIIKKVAASLKSKGLDGTVISAADDNSIDETVFNFNLYDQDTLDVIQQINTHSYNGSKMEELRTLAERQGKKLWMSEYGTGGSEPHSHEDMTSVQELAERIMFDLKIMQPSAWVYWQAVEDEGANNNWGFIHANFNGEEQYEMTKQYYGMAQFTKFIRPGATIIPTDGGRTLAAYDAERQRLVLVIRNELSAGTTAFELQGYTYGKSATAQVYQTSPDRNMEQLEDIPVYTNGLEVPTADNSITTVVLEGVTLQGN; this is translated from the coding sequence ATGGCGCATAAAGAACAACGCAGCAGAGGCAAACGGAGTTATATCCTCATGGGTGTCGTCCTGATTGCTCTGCTGGCAGGAGGAGGAATTGTTATCAATCATTTTGCCAATGAATCATCCAAAACAATTGAGTTCCAAGGGGAACCAGTACGTCTGAAGCTGGATCAGTCCTATAATCATTTTGAAGGTTGGGGTACGTCACTTGCCTGGTGGGCCAACGATCTTGGCGGATGGAAGGATCAGACAAAGGTTAGTGAAGTGATGGATTTGGTCTTTGATCCGGAGAAAGGATTAGGTCTGAACATCGTTCGTTACAATATTGGCGGTGAGGAGAATCCAGAGATGAAAGCTCTTCGTCCCGGCGGGGATGTACCTGGCTTCCAGCCTGAACCTGGTGAGTGGGATTGGGATGCTGATGCAGGTCAGCGTGCTGTATTACAAGGCTCGATGGAGCGCGGCGTGAATATTGCTGAAGCATTCTCCAATTCACCACCTTACTGGATGACGATCAGTGGATCAGTTACCGGAGCCGTGGATGGCAGCAATAATCTGCGTGACGACCAGTATGATGCGTTTGCAGATTATCTGACCGAAGTTGTGAAGTATTATCGGGACGAGTGGGGGATTACCTTCCGCACACTGAATCCGCTCAATGAACCTTCCTCCGACTGGTGGAAGAAGGGCAATATGCAGGAAGGCAGTCATTTTACGAATGAGAAACAGGCCGAGATTATTAAGAAAGTTGCTGCATCGTTGAAGAGCAAGGGACTGGATGGAACCGTCATTAGTGCCGCGGACGATAACAGCATTGATGAGACGGTGTTTAATTTCAATCTCTATGATCAGGACACGCTGGACGTAATCCAGCAGATCAATACTCACTCCTATAATGGTAGCAAAATGGAAGAGCTGCGCACGCTGGCAGAACGCCAAGGCAAGAAGCTGTGGATGTCCGAGTACGGAACCGGCGGCAGCGAGCCGCACAGTCATGAGGATATGACCTCGGTGCAAGAATTGGCGGAGCGGATCATGTTTGATCTGAAAATCATGCAGCCATCCGCCTGGGTATACTGGCAGGCCGTTGAAGATGAGGGCGCCAATAATAATTGGGGCTTCATTCATGCCAATTTCAACGGAGAAGAGCAGTACGAGATGACCAAACAGTATTACGGCATGGCCCAGTTTACAAAGTTCATTCGTCCCGGTGCGACGATTATTCCAACGGATGGTGGACGCACACTGGCTGCCTATGACGCGGAACGTCAGAGACTGGTGCTGGTGATTCGTAACGAATTGTCAGCGGGAACAACGGCGTTTGAACTGCAAGGGTATACGTATGGAAAATCAGCCACCGCTCAGGTGTATCAGACTTCACCGGATCGGAACATGGAACAGCTTGAAGACATCCCGGTGTATACCAACGGACTTGAAGTACCTACCGCAGATAATTCCATCACAACGGTTGTACTGGAAGGCGTGACGTTGCAGGGGAACTGA
- a CDS encoding carbohydrate ABC transporter permease, which produces MRKKDGKWFYIFISPWLIGFLGLTLGPILFSIYMSFTNWDLFQSPEFIGIDNYKTLLTDDPIFWKSVGNTFFYALISIPLGMSISLWIAYYLNKKIKGITFFRILFYLPSVVPVVASSLLFIHLLAPTEGLINQALAIFGIQGPAWLLDPNWVKPALILMSLWGVGGGVVLLLAGMKGIPQELYEAAAIDGAKSTQSFFHITFPMLTPVIFFNLVTGMIGALQTFAQVFIVTAGGPDNSSQMVVPYLFQNAFQFYKMGYASAIAWVLFIIIMVLTLVVFRSSALWVHYEEGKANE; this is translated from the coding sequence GTGAGAAAAAAGGACGGGAAATGGTTCTACATCTTCATCTCGCCTTGGCTGATCGGGTTTCTGGGGCTGACCCTGGGTCCGATCCTGTTTTCCATCTATATGAGCTTCACGAATTGGGATCTGTTCCAGTCCCCTGAATTCATCGGTATCGACAACTACAAAACGCTACTGACCGATGATCCGATCTTCTGGAAATCCGTCGGCAATACATTCTTCTATGCGCTGATATCCATTCCGCTGGGCATGTCGATCTCGCTCTGGATTGCCTATTACCTGAACAAAAAAATCAAAGGGATCACCTTCTTCCGTATTCTGTTCTACCTGCCTTCCGTTGTTCCGGTGGTTGCGAGTTCATTGCTCTTCATCCACTTGCTTGCGCCGACGGAAGGTTTGATCAACCAGGCACTTGCGATCTTCGGTATTCAGGGTCCTGCTTGGCTTCTTGATCCGAACTGGGTTAAGCCCGCATTGATTCTCATGTCCTTATGGGGTGTGGGTGGTGGCGTGGTATTGCTGCTTGCAGGGATGAAAGGCATTCCACAGGAGCTGTACGAGGCCGCTGCCATCGATGGGGCGAAAAGTACACAATCGTTCTTCCATATTACATTCCCAATGCTGACTCCCGTCATTTTCTTCAATCTCGTGACTGGTATGATCGGAGCGCTCCAGACCTTCGCGCAGGTATTCATCGTTACTGCCGGGGGACCTGACAATTCAAGTCAGATGGTTGTTCCCTACTTGTTCCAGAATGCGTTCCAATTCTACAAAATGGGATATGCATCGGCGATTGCTTGGGTATTATTCATCATCATCATGGTGTTGACACTCGTTGTATTCCGTTCATCGGCGCTATGGGTGCACTACGAGGAGGGAAAAGCCAATGAGTAA
- a CDS encoding beta-galactosidase, translated as MTEKASLLLQEQEKNIARAENGVLSELTYDARSFFLNGERVFLNSATIHYFRMPKEEWREVLLKAKLAGMNCIDTYFAWNVHEPEEGQWSFEGDNDCGAFLDLCAELGMWVIARPGPFICAEWDFGGFPYWLGTKDGVKFRENNETYLHYVNLYFDQLVPIIRERQLSAGGTVILVQVENEYGYLMDDAAASDHMNTLRDGLLQRGIDATLITCVGGAEGTIEGANFWSGADGHYEKLRVKQPDTPKMVTEFWTGWFENWGGPSAIQKKAPLLERRIMEILRAGYTGISHYMFYGGTNFGGYGGRTMGSSDIFMITSYDYDAPLNEYGRVTPKYAVIKNLSYFVHAFGALLMETEGIPEEQIVVRHPEGISVRGRQADNQKIWFLESHKDERETMHITLEEGRTLPVSVNPGQIVPLLDRVQIAEHVYLTAGTMITGNEMINGELNLFIVAAAGQRSVLELEAGALNVTGSTVQVLVEHDSARNVYRFDLFHFQEPGTIQLEANGTPIRFIILDQETMNRTWRLEATDQKGLRYAIGFDDVDVLPSGQVKGMITDPDRTITLLGDWTDGERTLTGHEFLVSQESIAGIQQQLPWTLPSAPTLSDSPELSRVTLTAKQRPASGQPEDFSRYGQDFGYLLYECDFESPTEGITNLILPDIQDTARIIVNGVQQALVRQVGAAGVQLQVAKGKNTLQILVQHMGRLNFSPYLGESKGLAGAVYLGGKARDIRRDWRTESGSVHLDEVNSLQGAPLLSRSFTLDGMDRAILVGALSKGLRINGIEVPMEGYQDWFAFQTLDISLYIKPGETNTLEMPYSRSSLNRLELITYPSQGELKDWRMAGTDALLPQQWESYEVGQESIHPGAQGSIQRAGQLGIAAGGNCTANLVPHPTNESVNRATLSEKSHPVSNHTPVRGSYGQPVWYRWRFAKSAVSEHHKVNLMLRLTGMSKGTIHLNGHHLGRYWQIGPQEDYKIPVAWLQEENELLLFDEEGRTPERVRFLLDALSRYPWVVVE; from the coding sequence TTGACAGAGAAAGCATCCCTTTTGCTGCAGGAACAGGAGAAGAACATCGCAAGGGCTGAGAACGGTGTTCTATCTGAATTAACATACGATGCACGCAGCTTTTTCCTAAATGGAGAGCGTGTATTTCTGAACAGTGCCACGATCCATTATTTCCGTATGCCAAAGGAGGAATGGCGTGAGGTTCTGCTGAAGGCGAAGCTGGCAGGCATGAATTGCATCGACACCTACTTTGCGTGGAATGTGCATGAACCGGAAGAAGGACAGTGGTCCTTTGAAGGGGACAACGATTGCGGAGCATTTCTGGATCTATGCGCAGAACTGGGCATGTGGGTCATTGCGCGTCCAGGTCCGTTTATCTGTGCAGAATGGGATTTTGGCGGTTTCCCATACTGGCTTGGTACGAAGGACGGCGTAAAATTCCGGGAAAACAATGAGACGTATCTGCACTATGTGAATTTGTATTTTGACCAGCTTGTGCCGATTATTCGGGAGCGCCAGTTATCCGCCGGGGGCACGGTCATTCTTGTGCAGGTGGAGAATGAATACGGGTATCTGATGGATGACGCTGCTGCAAGTGACCATATGAATACGCTGAGAGATGGATTGTTGCAACGTGGCATTGACGCTACGCTGATCACTTGCGTTGGCGGGGCGGAAGGCACGATTGAAGGGGCTAATTTCTGGTCAGGTGCTGACGGGCATTATGAGAAACTTCGAGTCAAACAGCCGGACACCCCGAAGATGGTCACGGAATTCTGGACCGGATGGTTCGAGAATTGGGGAGGGCCTTCGGCTATTCAGAAGAAGGCGCCTTTGCTGGAGAGACGTATCATGGAGATTTTGCGTGCCGGGTATACCGGAATCAGTCACTACATGTTCTATGGTGGCACAAACTTTGGTGGATATGGCGGCAGAACGATGGGTAGCAGTGACATCTTCATGATTACGTCCTATGACTATGATGCACCGCTGAACGAATATGGACGGGTGACACCGAAATATGCAGTAATCAAGAATTTGTCCTATTTCGTCCATGCTTTCGGGGCCCTTCTGATGGAAACAGAGGGAATTCCAGAAGAACAGATCGTTGTACGTCATCCTGAGGGCATATCTGTACGAGGCAGACAGGCTGACAACCAGAAGATTTGGTTCTTGGAGAGTCACAAGGATGAACGGGAGACGATGCACATTACGCTGGAGGAAGGCCGTACTCTTCCCGTATCGGTGAATCCGGGTCAGATTGTTCCGTTGCTGGATCGAGTACAGATTGCTGAACACGTATACCTGACTGCGGGTACGATGATTACGGGCAATGAAATGATAAACGGAGAATTGAACCTGTTCATCGTGGCCGCTGCCGGGCAGCGTTCTGTTCTTGAACTGGAAGCAGGGGCATTGAACGTCACGGGCAGCACAGTGCAAGTGCTGGTCGAACATGATTCAGCCAGGAACGTATACCGCTTCGATTTGTTCCATTTCCAAGAGCCGGGAACGATCCAGCTGGAAGCAAACGGCACACCGATCCGATTCATCATTCTGGATCAAGAAACGATGAATCGAACATGGCGATTGGAAGCAACAGATCAGAAGGGACTTCGTTATGCGATCGGCTTCGATGACGTAGACGTATTACCATCGGGTCAGGTCAAGGGCATGATTACTGACCCAGATCGCACAATTACGCTGCTTGGTGACTGGACCGATGGAGAACGGACGTTAACAGGTCACGAGTTTCTCGTCAGTCAGGAGTCCATCGCTGGAATACAGCAGCAGCTTCCGTGGACGTTACCGAGTGCGCCGACGTTGTCTGATTCTCCTGAGCTGTCACGTGTTACGTTAACTGCGAAGCAGCGTCCGGCGAGTGGACAACCCGAAGACTTTTCTCGATACGGACAAGATTTTGGTTATTTATTGTACGAATGTGATTTCGAGAGTCCAACCGAAGGGATCACTAACCTCATTTTGCCGGATATCCAGGATACTGCCAGAATCATTGTTAATGGTGTTCAGCAGGCATTAGTGCGTCAGGTAGGTGCCGCTGGAGTGCAGTTGCAGGTGGCCAAAGGGAAGAATACACTTCAAATTCTGGTACAACATATGGGCAGATTGAACTTCTCCCCGTATTTGGGTGAGAGCAAAGGTCTGGCTGGTGCTGTGTATCTGGGCGGCAAAGCTCGGGATATTCGTCGGGATTGGCGTACGGAGAGTGGAAGTGTTCATCTCGATGAGGTGAATTCTCTCCAAGGGGCTCCACTTCTGAGCAGAAGCTTTACTCTGGATGGCATGGATCGGGCGATTCTTGTGGGTGCCTTGAGCAAAGGTCTTCGTATCAATGGCATCGAAGTTCCGATGGAAGGATATCAGGATTGGTTTGCCTTCCAGACGTTAGACATATCCTTGTATATCAAGCCCGGAGAGACAAATACACTGGAAATGCCGTATAGCCGCTCTTCGCTGAATCGACTGGAACTGATCACATATCCGAGTCAGGGAGAACTAAAGGATTGGCGTATGGCAGGGACGGATGCATTGCTTCCGCAACAATGGGAGAGCTACGAGGTAGGACAGGAATCGATCCATCCTGGAGCACAGGGGTCAATCCAGCGTGCAGGACAGCTTGGTATCGCCGCAGGTGGCAATTGTACTGCCAATCTGGTGCCCCACCCCACAAATGAATCGGTTAATCGTGCTACATTGAGTGAGAAGTCTCACCCTGTATCCAATCATACTCCAGTCCGAGGATCGTATGGTCAGCCGGTCTGGTACCGCTGGCGTTTCGCGAAGTCTGCGGTTTCAGAGCATCATAAAGTGAACCTGATGCTTCGCCTGACCGGGATGAGCAAAGGAACGATTCACCTGAACGGACATCATCTGGGCCGTTACTGGCAGATTGGTCCGCAAGAGGATTACAAAATTCCAGTAGCATGGCTACAGGAAGAGAATGAATTACTTTTGTTCGATGAAGAAGGCAGAACGCCAGAACGGGTACGATTCCTGTTGGACGCATTATCCCGTTATCCGTGGGTTGTGGTGGAATAG